One Caretta caretta isolate rCarCar2 chromosome 6, rCarCar1.hap1, whole genome shotgun sequence genomic region harbors:
- the SPN gene encoding LOW QUALITY PROTEIN: leukosialin (The sequence of the model RefSeq protein was modified relative to this genomic sequence to represent the inferred CDS: deleted 1 base in 1 codon), with amino-acid sequence MAESGAWPQPKIPATLLLLLVAAACAETSPKWKGNDRSATREKSQHVGTGPETASPSAAFASHSPGPSAELASNGTGPSTKFAMRPPIAAQQMPPTTPTLATEEPVGSVSPSALPAVEAAGSSGPAGATAAGGEKPDMDLKREELKGQVGTVPGSPSPGQENQTVPGRSGQSKSAPTEPAKPEGADRGGHNRTLPASADRGGHNRTLSASADRTGHNRTLPASPDRTLPVTADRGGHNRTLPVSPDRTVPASADPTGHPGEDQTTPKLSPSALPPTPPVKQKPGFDALTMPPAAPAPSPRPLPVGMIVPLVIVAALLLALLPLLLHFRHRRRSGSTTFGAGRAGPSAWAGPVSLPEERGEGQAGDGGQQAGPGEARRPTLTTFFGKRHSRVSSVAMEDVAGAKGEGPLSEPLLATGEQGSEPGPQGAGEANGTVPLTPGPPSPPPDPPANGEFPLPPPMEQEAMPPV; translated from the exons ATGGCGGAAtcgggggcctggccccagccgAAAATCCCGGCTACGCTCCTGCTTCTCCTGGTCGCTGCAGCCTGTGCAGAGACGTCACCCAAATGGAAGGGGAACGACCGCTCGGCCACCCGTGAGAAAAGCCAGCACGTCGGTACCGGCCCGGAAACTGCCTCGCCTTCGGCCGCGTTCGCCAGCCACAGCCCCGGCCCCTCTGCCGAATTAGCCAGCAACGGCACCGGCCCCTCTACCAAATTTGCCATGCGTCCACCCATCGCGGCACAGCAgatgccccccaccaccccgacgCTGGCAACGGAGGAGCCGGTTGGCTCGGTGTCTCCATCTGCCCTTCCCGCTGTGGAGGCCGCCGGGTCATCTGGCCCAGCCGGGGCGACGGCCGCGGGTGGAGAAAAGCCCGACATGGATCTGAAGCGAGAAGAACTGAAGGGGCAAGTGGGCACGGTACCAGGGAGCCCAAGTCCGGGGCAGGAGAACCAGACAGTGCCAGGCAGGAGCGGGCAGAGCAAGAGCGCCCCCACGGAGCCCGCCAAGCCAGAGGGCGCCGATCGGGGCGGACACAACCGGACCCTGCCAGCCAGCGCCGATCGGGGCGGACACAACCGGACCCTGTCAGCCAGCGCCGATCGGACTGGACACAACCGGACCCTGCCAGCCAGCCCCGACAGGACCCTGCCAGTCACCGCCGATCGGGGCGGACACAACCGGACCCTGCCAGTCAGCCCCGACAGGACCGTGCCAGCCAGCGCCGATCCGACCGGACACCCCGGGGAGGACCAGACCACCCCCAAACTCTCACCCTCTgccctaccccccaccccgccggtcAAACAGAAGCCCGGCTTCGACGCCTTGACTATGCCGCCAGCCGCTccggcccccagcccccgcccgctGCCCGTGGGCATGATCGTGCCGCTCGTCATCGTCGCcgccctgctgctggccctgctccccctgctgctgcacttTCGGCACCGCCGTCGCTCCGGCTCCACCACCTTCGGCGCCGGGCGGGCGGGGCCCAGCGCGTGGGCGGGGCCGGTGAGCCTGCCGGAGGAGCGGGGCGAGGGGCAGGCCGGGGACGGGGGGCAGCAGGCCGGGCCGGGCGAAGCCAGGCGGCCCACGCTCACCACTTTCTTCGGGAAGCGCCACTCCCGGGTGTCCTCGGTGGCCATGGAGGACGTGGCCGGGGCGAAGGGCGAGGGGCCCCTTTCGGAGCCCCTGCTGGCCACGGGGGAGCAGGGGAGCGAGCCCGGGccacagggggcaggggaagccaaTGGGACAGTGCCCTTGACGCCCggacccccctcg ccccccccggacccccctgCCAACGGGgaattccccctgcccccccccatggAGCAGGAAGCCATGCCCCCTGTGTAA